One part of the Amaranthus tricolor cultivar Red isolate AtriRed21 chromosome 16, ASM2621246v1, whole genome shotgun sequence genome encodes these proteins:
- the LOC130803307 gene encoding MYB-like transcription factor 4 produces MRKPCCNGRNLGGWTMQEDKKLIDYNIKLHGEDSWSSISKATIGLGPHGSSYRQRWTNYLRPKIKVGNFAQDEEDLIIKLHALLGNRWSLIAGRLPGRTDNEVKNYWNHHLKKKLIHMGIDPNNHKLIHHLPQLQTNLSNFKVFAFVRSFDQSKNNNACCSKKPLKSHKSNANNIINGLKEDNNITSKIEETSPILDLNLKLTI; encoded by the exons atgAGGAAGCCATGTTGCAATGGAAGAAATCTAGGTGGTTGGACAATGCAAGAAGATAAAAAACTCATTGATTATAATATCAAACTTCATGGTGAAGATTCTTGGAGTTCTATCTCCAAAGCTACGATTG GTTTAGGCCCTCATGGAAGTAGCTATAGACAAAGATGGACAAATTATCTAAGGCCAAAAATTAAAGTAGGGAACTTCGCTCAAGATGAGGAGGATCTTATTATCAAGCTCCATGCACTTCTTGGCAATAG GTGGTCATTGATAGCTGGAAGATTACCAGGAAGAACAGACAATGAAGTGAAAAACTATTGGAATCATCatttgaagaagaaattgatTCACATGGGAATTGATCCTAACAACCATAAACTCATTCATCATCTTCCCCAATTACAAACTAATTTATCAAACTTTAAAGTTTTTGCCTTTGTTAGATCTTTTGATCAATCAAAGAATAACAATGCATGTTGTAGTAAGAAACCATTAAAATCTCATAAAAGTAAtgctaataatattataaatggtTTGAAAGAAGATAATAATATTACTTCTAAGATTGAAGAGACATCACCCATTTTGGATTTGAACCTTAAACTCaccatatga
- the LOC130802238 gene encoding uncharacterized protein At1g66480-like, which produces MGNNMGGANSKTAKIVKINGEFLKLKLPLKVLDIIKEYPNHILLDSQDFLRYNLRSKPLNPEDELKPRKIYLLVELPKFPDEINSQNPLRKVRSGVLARNNGDLMMKKVSRRTVSDLTMIMTRSTAKDDGGDGRSGGSLKGGYVGPTRLKMRLPKAQVEKIMEESGNDDGEAAKKIVRLCLEEKATVSGGVMKADMVEEKEKEEDEVESHCKDVHGMCSPCYSYRRKYKKLTS; this is translated from the coding sequence ATGGGAAATAATATGGGAGGTGCAAATAGTAAAACAGcaaaaatagtgaaaatcaaTGGAGAATTCTTGAAGTTGAAGCTACCATTAAAAGTTTTAGACATAATCAAAGAATACCCAAATCATATTTTATTAGATTCACAAGATTTTCTAAGATATAATCTTAGATCAAAACCTCTTAACCCAGAAGATGAACTTAAACCCAGAAAAATCTACCTTCTTGTTGAATTACCCAAGTTTCCTGATGAAATAAATTCTCAAAATCCTCTTAGAAAGGTAAGATCAGGTGTCTTAGCAAGAAATAATGGAgatttgatgatgaagaaggtGTCAAGGAGGACAGTTTCTGACCTTACGATGATCATGACAAGATCAACGGCTAAGGATGATGGTGGTGATGGCCGTAGTGGTGGGTCCCTTAAGGGTGGTTATGTGGGTCCTACAAGGTTGAAAATGAGGTTGCCTAAAGCACAAGTGGAGAAGATTATGGAAGAAAGTGGGAATGATGATGGTGAAGCTGCTAAGAAGATTGTAAGGCTTTGTTTGGAGGAAAAAGCCACCGTGAGCGGCGGCGTTATGAAGGCGGATATGGTggaggaaaaggaaaaagaagaggACGAAGTTGAGAGTCATTGTAAGGATGTTCATGGGATGTGTAGTCCTTGCTATAGTTACCGACGTAAGTATAAAAAATTAACCTCTTAA